One Engystomops pustulosus chromosome 11, aEngPut4.maternal, whole genome shotgun sequence DNA window includes the following coding sequences:
- the LOC140106040 gene encoding uncharacterized protein → MPVCIVNGCPSGGRQKEHGVIVHVFPKDKNMIRAWLVQTGQDFGDLEDFVNKVYEGKKTDSYRLCSKHFAPECYTHLDGWRKILRKDAIPTIFHHPDFPAGSLGVNGKIPARKRRKVDRDGHLVPLGFCEHCGQQALRIPRVVSVGVNTESVIVKWDRSTNTDPKMNSRAVAVEHKVKTYRKKTQCNFPLLKSKSKLRTGDGGKASNANNNVNASAAKVLPTTRSPTALLSSPTGKGVSAQINVEKKQVSGSQNALKAISQASDSVKSSTIDENDEAHHKKSNQKQDIAVNTEVLDRNLMAERKFIVSESCLDALISMVTCKGPGPCGKPIAKIFKKRVGTFVSVYVTCADNHRTHLWESQPKHGSIPIGNLALSASMLFSGTTFRQVHNLFYHMGLDCIRKSTYHKYQRNYLFPTVQHHWKKEQEENFSLLGNSSVCVVGDGQCDGPGCGTRYGLYTLMDASTKKILNFRVEQMRPGLTPADLEQETFQKSLEKLKKKVGIKIVCTDNCIGIRKMVKSDFKTVIHQFDVWHVARSIGAKILSASRRKYCDDLSAWVGTVRDHLWWAASTCDNNPELLLEKWNSVLNHTANEHSWSGNKLYHRCEHDSIQEYNRRRKWLPWGSAAHNSLREIVLNPKLQEDLKHLFTFCHPSDLELFHSAISKYRPKRGDFIKDSVKARIRLAGLHHNHNIHRIQQDIRRAAVKAATLRRLTVCSRERKRQLLCAVYETSNQGFLQEIMKDVLELANGNRGVGSA, encoded by the coding sequence ATGCCCGTCTGCATTGTGAATGGCTGTCCGTCCGGAGGACGGCAGAAGGAGCATGGAGTCATTGTTCACGTGTTTCCAAAAGACAAGAACATGATCCGGGCGTGGCTCGTTCAGACAGGACAAGATTTTGGAGATTTGGAGGACTTTGTGAATAAGGTTTATGAGGGGAAGAAAACGGACAGCTACCGATTATGCTCCAAACATTTTGCTCCTGAATGTTACACCCATTTAGATGGATGGCGCAAAATTCTGCGGAAAGATGCTATCCCCACCATTTTTCATCATCCGGATTTTCCGGCTGGCAGTTTAGGAGTGAATGGGAAAATTCCTGCTAGAAAAAGGCGGAAGGTGGACAGAGACGGTCACCTGGTGCCACTCGGGTTCTGTGAGCATTGCGGACAACAGGCCCTGCGCATCCCCAGGGTGGTGTCTGTTGGAGTTAACACAGAATCTGTCATTGTAAAGTGGGACCGGTCCACAAACACAGACCCGAAAATGAACAGCAGAGCCGTGGCCGTAGAACATAAAGTAAAAACCTATCGCAAAAAAACTCAGTGCAATTTTCCCTTACTCAAAAGCAAATCAAAGCTAAGAACAGGTGATGGTGGCAAAGCTTCAAACGCCAACAATAACGTGAACGCATCAGCTGCAAAAGTGTTGCCCACCACCCGGTCGCCCACGGCTCTACTGTCCTCACCTACTGGAAAAGGAGTCAGCGCACAGATTAATGTGGAAAAGAAACAAGTCTCTGGATCCCAAAATGCTCTGAAGGCCATATCCCAAGCCTCCGATTCTGTGAAATCTTCCACCATTGATGAGAATGACGAAGCCCACCACAAAAAATCCAACCAGAAACAAGACATCGCGGTGAACACAGAAGTCCTGGATCGAAACTTAATGGCTGAAAGAAAATTTATAGTTTCTGAATCGTGTCTAGATGCCTTGATCTCGATGGTGACCTGCAAAGGTCCCGGCCCATGTGGGAAGCCCATCGCCAAGATCTTCAAGAAGAGAGTAGGAACCTTTGTTAGTGTCTATGTCACCTGTGCCGACAACCACCGCACGCATCTGTGGGAAAGCCAACCCAAGCACGGCAGCATACCAATAGGCAATCTGGCTCTCTCGGCATCCATGCTCTTCAGCGGCACCACCTTTAGGCAAGTGCACAATTTATTCTACCATATGGGTCTCGATTGCATAAGAAAATCTACCTATCACAAATATCAACGAAATTACCTATTCCCGACAGTGCAACACCATTGGAAGAAGGAGCAGGAAGAAAACTTTTCGCTTTTGGGCAACTCTTCGGTCTGTGTTGTTGGTGACGGGCAGTGTGATGGGCCGGGGTGCGGCACAAGATACGGTCTGTACACGTTGATGGATGCATCGACAAAGAAAATTTTAAACTTCCGCGTTGAGCAAATGCGACCAGGACTTACACCGGCAGACTTGGAACAAGAAACTTTCCAGAAATCCTTggaaaagcttaaaaaaaaagttgggatCAAAATTGTATGTACCGACAACTGCATCGGCATCCGGAAGATGGTCAAAAGTGATTTTAAGACTGTGATCCATCAGTTTGACGTTTGGCACGTCGCCAGGTCTATCGGGGCCAAGATCCTTTCTGCAAGCAGAAGAAAATACTGTGATGACCTCAGCGCGTGGGTGGGCACGGTCAGGGACCACCTGTGGTGGGCTGCCAGCACCTGTGATAACAATCCAGAACTTCTTCTCGAAAAGTGGAACTCTGTGCTAAACCACACGGCAAATGAGCACTCGTGGTCCGGGAACAAACTATACCACCGCTGTGAGCACGACTCCATCCAAGAATATAATCGGAGAAGGAAATGGCTCCCCTGGGGAAGTGCCGCCCACAACTCGCTCCGAGAAATCGTGCTCAATCCCAAGTTACAGGAGGACTTGAAGCACCTCTTCACCTTCTGTCACCCAAGTGACCTAGAACTGTTCCACAGCGCCATTTCCAAGTACCGCCCAAAGAGAGGGGACTTCATTAAGGACAGCGTGAAGGCCAGGATACGATTAGCAGGTTTGCACCACAATCATAACATTCACCGGATCCAGCAGGACATCCGCAGAGCCGCCGTGAAAGCCGCCACCCTCAGGCGTCTGACTGTGTGCAGCAGGGAGAGGAAACGCCAGCTCCTGTGTGCCGTCTACGAGACGAGTAACCAAGGATTTCTACAGGAAATTATGAAAGATGTTTTGGAGTTGGCAAATGGGAACAGAGGCGTTGGAAGTGCATGA